GGAGCCTACTGGTGGGAAAAACAGCTTCCTCAGCAACTCCAAAGCGCCATCAATGCCAGCGACTACGAGGCCTGCATCCGAACCAGTGAGCAATTAGCTGCCCTGCGTTGGTTGGGCGACGGGGCGCCTGAAGAACAGGCCCTCTGCCGCCAGAAGCACGCCGCACAGCTCTGGGAAGAAGGCCACACCATCGCCGCTCTTGCGTTGCAGCAGCAACTGATCGCATCAGGCCATGGCGACCTTGACATCCATCGTCAAACCCTCGATCGCTGGCAACAATCCCTCAAGGATCAGGCTGTCGCACTGTTTCGTGAAGGTGAACTTCAGAAAGCACTCGACCTGCTGGACCCCCTGAAAGGCCACGCACGCAGTTCGGTGAGCCAACTCAGTGCAACGCTGATGGAGATCTGGAACCGCAATCAGCTGGAACAGCTCCGGCTGGTCCAGCTGGTCGAGCAGGAACGCTGGTGGGAAGCGCTGGACAGCCTCAACAAGCTCGACCATCCCTGGTGGCAACAGGAGGCCCGTGCCACCCGACAACAGGTCGAGAATGCGATTCAGGCCCTCGACGCTGCCCAGGAACACCAACAGCATCCAGCGGTGCATGCCGACGTGATCAGCGGTGACGCGCTGGATGCCGCCGTCCAGGACCAACTGCGCCAAGGCCTTGATCCTTGGACAGCTTTTTCCACGGGGTGCAGCCATCTCGGCGGACGGGTCGAGGAAGACGGACCCGAAAGTTTCTGTCGGCGTACATCCCCGAGCCCGTGACAAAATGATTCGGTGGATGACTCAGGTGCAATGCAGGCGGGCGACAGGGTGACGGTTGAGGCATCCGTCGTGGTGTTCAACCATCCCGAACACCGGGGTCAGGCCTTTGACATGAAAGGCCAAAGCGGTGACGTGGTGAACGTCCTGAACGACTGGAAGGGGCGTGTGATCAGCCCGACGCTTCCGGTGATCGTTGCCTTCGGCCGCTACAAGGCCCATTTTCGCGCCGACGAGCTCACGCCGGCGGACTGAGCCGGCTGAGGAACACCCCCTCCTCGCCATCCAAATCCTGCAGGCGCAGTTCGATTGTTTCGCTGCGTCGGGTTGGAACAACGCGGCCACAGAAATCAGGCTGGATGGGCAGCTCGCGATGTCCTCGGTCCACCATGGCCAGCAGCATCACCCGTTGAGGCCGCCCCCAGCTCTGGAGAGCTTCCAGCGCTGCACGAACCGTCCGCCCGGTGAAAATCACATCATCCACAAGGATGACCTGTCGATCTTCAATGCTGTTCGGCAGGGTCGTCAGTTGCGGCAAGCGGGTTCCGATGCGCTCTAGGTCATCGCGATGGAATGTGGGATCGATCGAACCCTGAGAGATGGCGTGGCCCGTCAGCCTCTCCAACTCAGCCGCCAGCACCTTGGACAGCTGAACACCTCGTGTCGGAATGCCCAGCAACATCAGCCTGCGGCTGTCCTCAGCACTCTCCAGCACCTGAGAAGCCAAGCGCGTCAGGGTGAAACCAAGCTCGCGCTCCGAGAGAATTTCAATCCTGTCAGGGTCAGCCATGGGAGATAAACGGTGCAGCAGTGTGGTGATTGGGTGAAACTGAAGCCTGAGTGCTGGCGGAGCGTTAGGTTGATTCTGCAAAAGTCCTTAAGAACCGTCGGTCGCGGGTAAACGTGGGGAAAAGCACTACCAACGGCTCAGAACGCTCCGGCACAGTGTCACCGCTGGTTCTTGCCATTCTTGATGGCTGGGGCCACAGGGACGACAGTGCGCACAACGCCATCCAACAAAGCGGCACTCCGGTGATGGATGCCCTTTGGCATGCCTATCCCCACACGCTGATTGAAGCCAGCGGCTCCCACGTGGGCCTGCCCGATCAGCAGATGGGGAATTCAGAGGTGGGCCACCTGACCATCGGAGCCGGCCGAATCATCCGCCAAGAGTTGGTGCGGATCAGCGAGACCGTTGGCAGCAACCAACTGGGAGAGACGCCCGCTCTCAAGGCGCTGGTGGAACGGATCAAACAGCGGGGAGGCACCTTGCATCTGCTCGGCCTCTGCTCCGATGGCGGCGTCCACAGCCATGTCAACCATCTCTGTGGACTGATCCAGTGGGCCGCCGAGAACGGCCTCTCCGATCTCTCTGTTCATGCCGTTACCGATGGTCGAGACACTCCAACCCAAAGCGCGCCGAACTACATCAGCCAGGTGGAGACGGCCCTGACCCAGAGCGGCGTTGGACAACTCGCCAGTCTCTGCGGTCGGTACTGGGCAATGGACCGTGACCAGCGCTGGGACAGAACCGAAAAGGCCTACAACCTCTACACCGATCCAGAGATCGCCGTTGACAGCCGAACGCCTGAGCAAGTGCTGGCTGCCAGTTATTCCGATGGAATCACCGATGAATTCCTCGAACCGGTCCGCCTGCGGAACAGCGTCATCAAAGACGGCGACAGTGTTCTGGTCTTCAACTTCCGACCTGATCGCGCCCGTCAGATCGTCCAAGCGCTCTGCCTTCCAGACTTTGACGCGTTCGAGCGAAGCCATGTTCCAACGTTGGATGTGGTGACCTTCACCCAGGTGGAACAGGACCTGCCCGTCCACGTTGCTTTTCCACCAGAGCCGCTCGACCAACTGCTGGGTCAGGTGGTTGCTGAGGCAGGACTGAAGCAGTACCGAACCGCCGAAACGGAAAAATATCCCCACGTCACTTACTTCATGAACGGCGGTATCGAACAGCCGCTGGCCGGAGAAGACCGACACTTGGTGCCGTCTCCGAGGGTCGCCACCTACGACCTGTCACCAGCGATGTCAGCCGAACAGCTCACCGACAGCTGCATTGCTGCCATCGAGAAGGCTGACTACTCGTTGATTGTCATCAACTATGCCAATCCCGACATGGTGGGTCATACCGGTGTGATGGACGCCGCCAAGGAGGCGATCCAAACCGTGGATGGTTGCATTGGTCGGCTGTTGGATGCGGTAGGCCGTCAGGGAGGAACCATGCTGATCACAGCCGATCACGGCAATGCAGAGTTAATGCAGGGCCCGGACGGACAGGCATGGACAGCCCACACCACCAATCCAGTCCCGGTCATCCTGATCGAGGGAGAGAGGCGCAAGCTGCCTGGCCACGGCAATGCGATCACACTCCGCGATAACGGAGGCCTCGCCGATATCGCGCCAACACTGCTTCAGATTCTCAACCTGCCGCAACCCGAGGCCATGACAGGCCTCAGCCTGGTTGCACCCATGTCCAACATGGACACCACGCCCATGACTGCTCGCCTACCTCTTTCCGTCTGATGCTCACCTCAATTCTGTCCTGGAGCTGGATCGGCACAGGAATCCTGCTGATTGTGCTTGTGCTGCTTCACAGTCCCAAAGGCGATGGCATGGGTGGATTGGCAGCGAGCGGAAGCTCCATGTTCAGCAGCGCCAGCAGCGCGGAAGCAACGCTGAACCGGCTGACATGGACATGCCTGGCTTTATTCCTTTCCTTGGCCGTCATTCTCAGTGCTGGTTGGCTGAATTAAGTGCTGATAATCTCCTTCCTTGCGGCACTGAAACAGGCACTTTGAACTGAGCGATTAAATGCTTCAATCGCCTTTAGTCGACGCTCATCGGCCATTTCGGAAGCAAAATCCTTGAGTTCATCAGCTGTTTTTGACAAAGCATCAGGCAACGGCTGAAAATAGCGCTCATCCACAGACATGAGCTCGCAATAGTCTTTGTTATCAACAGCAGTTCTGCTATCCAGGTGATTTAGCAAACAACGCTCAAAAGCCGGCGAAAATAACGTTTCAAATTCATTCATTACATCCACTTCACCGGCCAGCCGGTCGCAAACACGGAACAACCAACGATTACCCTCGTGAGGACCAGGAAAAAAAGATTGACAACCTAGAGGAAGGTCACTGGAGAAATTTGAGACACCATGGATAACGGCAGGATGGAACGATTGATTCTTACGAACATCCATTGACGCAAGATCATCAATCGCAAGATCCAGACCAGTCGACTCCACAAAATGCTGCAGGAGTGAATAGGGAATCTGGCGCGTGGGAATGTGACAACTCACCACACGAACACGACCAGAGAGATGCTTTACCCCAGCAATAAAACGCCTATAGTTTGCACACCAATTTCGATCCTTACCCGCAAAAGCTAGCGCAAACAAGCTTCTTTCTTGGGCCGTAAACTTGCGCCAAGGCAAACCCAATTCCTTGAAAACCTTAATATCCGAAAGCAGCTTTTTGCGATCACGAAAATACCACTGAGCAAACGATGAAACATGATAATTTGACTGCAATCTCGTATAGCCACTGATAACAACACGATCAAACGAGAACATGTTCAAGGCGCGCTCTGCGATGGCACTCACCAAAGCAGGGCGGTTACCAAGCATTTCATGGCTGATCACAACCTGATCGGCCGTTTGACCGGAGAGCACTTGGTCGACATAGCCGAAGGCGCTGACCTTCTGCTTGGAAATGGCCAAGTCAGTCGAGCGCAATTGCGCTGGATTCAGAAAACAAAACCCAAAACGACCATTCAGGGCTTGATGCACAAGCCTCAACGATGCCTGCAGAGACGAGGAGGCGCACTTTTGCGCCCCCACATGGATGACCAAGCTCCGCAACATCCAACAACCTCAATGCATCACAGATCAGCCAAGACTATGACAACAAGGTTCAACAGGGCAATGCAAAGGATGGAGAAGAAATCCCGGCCACAGCAAACAGACAGAGAGCGACAGAAATCGAAATGCTAAAATTGAATCAATAATGCGATAGCGGTGGCAAAAACAAAGATTGTTCTGCACGCAGGCCACGGCAAAACAGGAACTTCCGCGATTCAATCAGCGCTCGCAATTTCCGCAGAGGCTCTACTTAAGAACGGAATCAATTATCCGATTGATCCCAATGAAAGGCAACGTGCTGCACGCTTCGAAATCACATCCGGGAACTGGAAACACAATCCGACAAACAGCTTGAGCCAGCAATGCATTCAGCTTGCCGCTTCAAACATTCCTGGGTATACCGTTGTTTTGAGCTCAGAGTCTCTCTTCTGGCATCTACCTGAATTTATCGATCAAAAAGATCAATGGAATGATGCCGTCGAGGTCCACGTGATTCTTGCTGTTCGTGAGCTAGAAGAAATGTTGTCTTCTGAATATCAGCAGAGGGTGAAGAGGCACGGAGAGAGTAAACCCTTTGAACAGTTTCTCAAACGGCGCCATTTCATCTCTTCACACCACAAAAAGGCCGCTGAAGTTCTAACGCAGCTTTCCCGGCACAACATTCCAATCACACTCCTCAATTATTCACGGCACAAAAAAACGATATCCCAACGAGTTTTTGATGCCATTGGATGCAGCGATTTGTTTCCAAGCAAACAGATGAGCGACCTGGTCATCAACCGAAGCTTGAGCCAGAAAGAACTGCAGATGCTAATGATGATTAATGCTCTTTATTATGACCAGTTCCCTTGGATCAGTGCAAGGCTTTCGGATGCTCTTGCGAAAAGCTTACCCAATACAGAAACACAACGCAGCCGGATTTCTCCACAAAGCCTCGAAAAGCTCTACGAAAAGAATGATCCATACCTTCAAATCATCAACAGCTATCTAAGAGCAGAAGAGCCTTTGACTGTTCATCAAACACTCGAGAAAGATCTCAAAACAAACAATCCAGCCAAGCGACTTCAGAAAATCAGACAAGAAGAAGAA
The Synechococcus sp. PROS-U-1 DNA segment above includes these coding regions:
- a CDS encoding ferredoxin-thioredoxin reductase variable chain, which encodes MQAGDRVTVEASVVVFNHPEHRGQAFDMKGQSGDVVNVLNDWKGRVISPTLPVIVAFGRYKAHFRADELTPAD
- the pyrR gene encoding bifunctional pyr operon transcriptional regulator/uracil phosphoribosyltransferase PyrR; the encoded protein is MADPDRIEILSERELGFTLTRLASQVLESAEDSRRLMLLGIPTRGVQLSKVLAAELERLTGHAISQGSIDPTFHRDDLERIGTRLPQLTTLPNSIEDRQVILVDDVIFTGRTVRAALEALQSWGRPQRVMLLAMVDRGHRELPIQPDFCGRVVPTRRSETIELRLQDLDGEEGVFLSRLSPPA
- the gpmI gene encoding 2,3-bisphosphoglycerate-independent phosphoglycerate mutase, whose amino-acid sequence is MGKSTTNGSERSGTVSPLVLAILDGWGHRDDSAHNAIQQSGTPVMDALWHAYPHTLIEASGSHVGLPDQQMGNSEVGHLTIGAGRIIRQELVRISETVGSNQLGETPALKALVERIKQRGGTLHLLGLCSDGGVHSHVNHLCGLIQWAAENGLSDLSVHAVTDGRDTPTQSAPNYISQVETALTQSGVGQLASLCGRYWAMDRDQRWDRTEKAYNLYTDPEIAVDSRTPEQVLAASYSDGITDEFLEPVRLRNSVIKDGDSVLVFNFRPDRARQIVQALCLPDFDAFERSHVPTLDVVTFTQVEQDLPVHVAFPPEPLDQLLGQVVAEAGLKQYRTAETEKYPHVTYFMNGGIEQPLAGEDRHLVPSPRVATYDLSPAMSAEQLTDSCIAAIEKADYSLIVINYANPDMVGHTGVMDAAKEAIQTVDGCIGRLLDAVGRQGGTMLITADHGNAELMQGPDGQAWTAHTTNPVPVILIEGERRKLPGHGNAITLRDNGGLADIAPTLLQILNLPQPEAMTGLSLVAPMSNMDTTPMTARLPLSV
- the secG gene encoding preprotein translocase subunit SecG — encoded protein: MLTSILSWSWIGTGILLIVLVLLHSPKGDGMGGLAASGSSMFSSASSAEATLNRLTWTCLALFLSLAVILSAGWLN